In Tursiops truncatus isolate mTurTru1 chromosome X, mTurTru1.mat.Y, whole genome shotgun sequence, the following proteins share a genomic window:
- the WDR45 gene encoding WD repeat domain phosphoinositide-interacting protein 4 isoform X4, whose protein sequence is MTQQPLRGVTSLRFNQDQSCFCCAMETGVRIYNVEPLMEKGHLDHEQVGSMGLVEMLHRSNLLALVGGGSSPKFSEISAVLIWDDAREGKDSKDKLVLEFTFTKPVLAVRMRHDKIVIVLKNRIYVYSFPDNPRKLFEFDTRDNPKGLCDLCPSLEKQLLVFPGHKCGSLQLVDLASTKPGTSSAPFTINAHQSDVACVSLNQPGTVVASASQKGTLIRLFDTQSKEKLVELRRGTDPATLYCINFSHDSSFLCASSDKGTVHIFALKDTRLNRRSALARVGKVGPMIGQYVDSQWSLASFTVPAESACICAFGRNTSKNVNSVIAICVDGTFHKYVFTPDGNCNREAFDVYLDICDDDDF, encoded by the exons ATGACTCAGCAGCCACTTCGAGGAGTGACCAGTCTGCGTTTCAACCAAGATCAAA GCTGCTTTTGCTGCGCTATGGAGACAGGTGTGCGCATCTACAACGTGGAGCCATTGATGGAGAAGGGGCATCTGG ACCATGAGCAGGTGGGCAGCATGGGCCTGGTGGAAATGCTGCACCGCTCCAACCTGCTGGCCCTGGTGGGCGGTGGTAGCAGCCCCAAGTTCTCAGAGATCTCAG CAGTGCTGATCTGGGACGATGCCCGGGAGGGCAAGGACTCCAAGGACAAGCTGGTGCTGGAGTTCACCTTCACCAAGCCAGTGCTGGCTGTGCGCATGCGCCATGACAA AATCGTGATCGTGCTGAAGAACCGCATCTATGTGTACTCCTTCCCCGACAATCCCCGAAAGCTGTTTGAGTTTGACACCCGGGACAACCCCAAGG gGCTCTGTGACCTCTGCCCCAGCCTGGAGAAACAACTGCTAGTGTTCCCAGGACACAAGTGCGGGAGCCTGCAACTTGTG GACCTGGCAAGCACAAAGCCCGGCACCTCATCTGCTCCGTTTACCATCAATGCACATCAGAGCGACGTGGCCTGCGTGTCTCTGAACCAGCCAGGCACGGTAGTGGCCTCGGCCTCTCAGAAGGGCACCCTTATTCGCCTTTTTGACACGCAGTCCAAGGAGAAGCTGGTGGAGCTGCGCCGAGGCACTGACCCCGCCACCCTCTACTG CATCAACTTCAGCCATGATTCTTCCTTCCTGTGTGCATCCAGTGATAAGGGCACAGTCCACATCTTTGCTCTCAAGGATACCCGCCTCAACCGCCGCTCTGC GCTGGCTCGCGTGGGCAAGGTGGGGCCTATGATTGGGCAGTATGTGGACTCTCAATGGAGCCTGGCGAGCTTCACCGTGCCTGCTGAGTCAGCCTGCATCTGTGCTTTTGGTCGCAACACTTCCAAGAATGTCAACTCTGTCATTG ccatCTGTGTAGATGGGACCTTCCACAAATATGTCTTCACTCCCGATGGAAACTGCAACAGAGAGGCTTTCGATGTGTACCTTGACATCTGTGATGACGATGACTTTTAA
- the WDR45 gene encoding WD repeat domain phosphoinositide-interacting protein 4 isoform X5 encodes MTQQPLRGVTSLRFNQDQSCFCCAMETGVRIYNVEPLMEKGHLDHEQVGSMGLVEMLHRSNLLALVGGGSSPKFSEISGLCDLCPSLEKQLLVFPGHKCGSLQLVDLASTKPGTSSAPFTINAHQSDVACVSLNQPGTVVASASQKGTLIRLFDTQSKEKLVELRRGTDPATLYCINFSHDSSFLCASSDKGTVHIFALKDTRLNRRSALARVGKVGPMIGQYVDSQWSLASFTVPAESACICAFGRNTSKNVNSVIAICVDGTFHKYVFTPDGNCNREAFDVYLDICDDDDF; translated from the exons ATGACTCAGCAGCCACTTCGAGGAGTGACCAGTCTGCGTTTCAACCAAGATCAAA GCTGCTTTTGCTGCGCTATGGAGACAGGTGTGCGCATCTACAACGTGGAGCCATTGATGGAGAAGGGGCATCTGG ACCATGAGCAGGTGGGCAGCATGGGCCTGGTGGAAATGCTGCACCGCTCCAACCTGCTGGCCCTGGTGGGCGGTGGTAGCAGCCCCAAGTTCTCAGAGATCTCAG gGCTCTGTGACCTCTGCCCCAGCCTGGAGAAACAACTGCTAGTGTTCCCAGGACACAAGTGCGGGAGCCTGCAACTTGTG GACCTGGCAAGCACAAAGCCCGGCACCTCATCTGCTCCGTTTACCATCAATGCACATCAGAGCGACGTGGCCTGCGTGTCTCTGAACCAGCCAGGCACGGTAGTGGCCTCGGCCTCTCAGAAGGGCACCCTTATTCGCCTTTTTGACACGCAGTCCAAGGAGAAGCTGGTGGAGCTGCGCCGAGGCACTGACCCCGCCACCCTCTACTG CATCAACTTCAGCCATGATTCTTCCTTCCTGTGTGCATCCAGTGATAAGGGCACAGTCCACATCTTTGCTCTCAAGGATACCCGCCTCAACCGCCGCTCTGC GCTGGCTCGCGTGGGCAAGGTGGGGCCTATGATTGGGCAGTATGTGGACTCTCAATGGAGCCTGGCGAGCTTCACCGTGCCTGCTGAGTCAGCCTGCATCTGTGCTTTTGGTCGCAACACTTCCAAGAATGTCAACTCTGTCATTG ccatCTGTGTAGATGGGACCTTCCACAAATATGTCTTCACTCCCGATGGAAACTGCAACAGAGAGGCTTTCGATGTGTACCTTGACATCTGTGATGACGATGACTTTTAA
- the WDR45 gene encoding WD repeat domain phosphoinositide-interacting protein 4 isoform X1, whose amino-acid sequence MTQQPLRGVTSLRFNQDQSCFCCAMETGVRIYNVEPLMEKGHLDHEQVGSMGLVEMLHRSNLLALVGGGSSPKFSEISVLIWDDAREGKDSKDKLVLEFTFTKPVLAVRMRHDKIVIVLKNRIYVYSFPDNPRKLFEFDTRDNPKGLCDLCPSLEKQLLVFPGHKCGSLQLVDLASTKPGTSSAPFTINAHQSDVACVSLNQPGTVVASASQKGTLIRLFDTQSKEKLVELRRGTDPATLYCINFSHDSSFLCASSDKGTVHIFALKDTRLNRRSALARVGKVGPMIGQYVDSQWSLASFTVPAESACICAFGRNTSKNVNSVIAICVDGTFHKYVFTPDGNCNREAFDVYLDICDDDDF is encoded by the exons ATGACTCAGCAGCCACTTCGAGGAGTGACCAGTCTGCGTTTCAACCAAGATCAAA GCTGCTTTTGCTGCGCTATGGAGACAGGTGTGCGCATCTACAACGTGGAGCCATTGATGGAGAAGGGGCATCTGG ACCATGAGCAGGTGGGCAGCATGGGCCTGGTGGAAATGCTGCACCGCTCCAACCTGCTGGCCCTGGTGGGCGGTGGTAGCAGCCCCAAGTTCTCAGAGATCTCAG TGCTGATCTGGGACGATGCCCGGGAGGGCAAGGACTCCAAGGACAAGCTGGTGCTGGAGTTCACCTTCACCAAGCCAGTGCTGGCTGTGCGCATGCGCCATGACAA AATCGTGATCGTGCTGAAGAACCGCATCTATGTGTACTCCTTCCCCGACAATCCCCGAAAGCTGTTTGAGTTTGACACCCGGGACAACCCCAAGG gGCTCTGTGACCTCTGCCCCAGCCTGGAGAAACAACTGCTAGTGTTCCCAGGACACAAGTGCGGGAGCCTGCAACTTGTG GACCTGGCAAGCACAAAGCCCGGCACCTCATCTGCTCCGTTTACCATCAATGCACATCAGAGCGACGTGGCCTGCGTGTCTCTGAACCAGCCAGGCACGGTAGTGGCCTCGGCCTCTCAGAAGGGCACCCTTATTCGCCTTTTTGACACGCAGTCCAAGGAGAAGCTGGTGGAGCTGCGCCGAGGCACTGACCCCGCCACCCTCTACTG CATCAACTTCAGCCATGATTCTTCCTTCCTGTGTGCATCCAGTGATAAGGGCACAGTCCACATCTTTGCTCTCAAGGATACCCGCCTCAACCGCCGCTCTGC GCTGGCTCGCGTGGGCAAGGTGGGGCCTATGATTGGGCAGTATGTGGACTCTCAATGGAGCCTGGCGAGCTTCACCGTGCCTGCTGAGTCAGCCTGCATCTGTGCTTTTGGTCGCAACACTTCCAAGAATGTCAACTCTGTCATTG ccatCTGTGTAGATGGGACCTTCCACAAATATGTCTTCACTCCCGATGGAAACTGCAACAGAGAGGCTTTCGATGTGTACCTTGACATCTGTGATGACGATGACTTTTAA
- the WDR45 gene encoding WD repeat domain phosphoinositide-interacting protein 4 isoform X2, protein MTQQPLRGVTSLRFNQDQSCFCCAMETGVRIYNVEPLMEKGHLAVLIWDDAREGKDSKDKLVLEFTFTKPVLAVRMRHDKIVIVLKNRIYVYSFPDNPRKLFEFDTRDNPKGLCDLCPSLEKQLLVFPGHKCGSLQLVDLASTKPGTSSAPFTINAHQSDVACVSLNQPGTVVASASQKGTLIRLFDTQSKEKLVELRRGTDPATLYCINFSHDSSFLCASSDKGTVHIFALKDTRLNRRSALARVGKVGPMIGQYVDSQWSLASFTVPAESACICAFGRNTSKNVNSVIAICVDGTFHKYVFTPDGNCNREAFDVYLDICDDDDF, encoded by the exons ATGACTCAGCAGCCACTTCGAGGAGTGACCAGTCTGCGTTTCAACCAAGATCAAA GCTGCTTTTGCTGCGCTATGGAGACAGGTGTGCGCATCTACAACGTGGAGCCATTGATGGAGAAGGGGCATCTGG CAGTGCTGATCTGGGACGATGCCCGGGAGGGCAAGGACTCCAAGGACAAGCTGGTGCTGGAGTTCACCTTCACCAAGCCAGTGCTGGCTGTGCGCATGCGCCATGACAA AATCGTGATCGTGCTGAAGAACCGCATCTATGTGTACTCCTTCCCCGACAATCCCCGAAAGCTGTTTGAGTTTGACACCCGGGACAACCCCAAGG gGCTCTGTGACCTCTGCCCCAGCCTGGAGAAACAACTGCTAGTGTTCCCAGGACACAAGTGCGGGAGCCTGCAACTTGTG GACCTGGCAAGCACAAAGCCCGGCACCTCATCTGCTCCGTTTACCATCAATGCACATCAGAGCGACGTGGCCTGCGTGTCTCTGAACCAGCCAGGCACGGTAGTGGCCTCGGCCTCTCAGAAGGGCACCCTTATTCGCCTTTTTGACACGCAGTCCAAGGAGAAGCTGGTGGAGCTGCGCCGAGGCACTGACCCCGCCACCCTCTACTG CATCAACTTCAGCCATGATTCTTCCTTCCTGTGTGCATCCAGTGATAAGGGCACAGTCCACATCTTTGCTCTCAAGGATACCCGCCTCAACCGCCGCTCTGC GCTGGCTCGCGTGGGCAAGGTGGGGCCTATGATTGGGCAGTATGTGGACTCTCAATGGAGCCTGGCGAGCTTCACCGTGCCTGCTGAGTCAGCCTGCATCTGTGCTTTTGGTCGCAACACTTCCAAGAATGTCAACTCTGTCATTG ccatCTGTGTAGATGGGACCTTCCACAAATATGTCTTCACTCCCGATGGAAACTGCAACAGAGAGGCTTTCGATGTGTACCTTGACATCTGTGATGACGATGACTTTTAA
- the WDR45 gene encoding WD repeat domain phosphoinositide-interacting protein 4 isoform X3 — translation MTQQPLRGVTSLRFNQDQSCFCCAMETGVRIYNVEPLMEKGHLVLIWDDAREGKDSKDKLVLEFTFTKPVLAVRMRHDKIVIVLKNRIYVYSFPDNPRKLFEFDTRDNPKGLCDLCPSLEKQLLVFPGHKCGSLQLVDLASTKPGTSSAPFTINAHQSDVACVSLNQPGTVVASASQKGTLIRLFDTQSKEKLVELRRGTDPATLYCINFSHDSSFLCASSDKGTVHIFALKDTRLNRRSALARVGKVGPMIGQYVDSQWSLASFTVPAESACICAFGRNTSKNVNSVIAICVDGTFHKYVFTPDGNCNREAFDVYLDICDDDDF, via the exons ATGACTCAGCAGCCACTTCGAGGAGTGACCAGTCTGCGTTTCAACCAAGATCAAA GCTGCTTTTGCTGCGCTATGGAGACAGGTGTGCGCATCTACAACGTGGAGCCATTGATGGAGAAGGGGCATCTGG TGCTGATCTGGGACGATGCCCGGGAGGGCAAGGACTCCAAGGACAAGCTGGTGCTGGAGTTCACCTTCACCAAGCCAGTGCTGGCTGTGCGCATGCGCCATGACAA AATCGTGATCGTGCTGAAGAACCGCATCTATGTGTACTCCTTCCCCGACAATCCCCGAAAGCTGTTTGAGTTTGACACCCGGGACAACCCCAAGG gGCTCTGTGACCTCTGCCCCAGCCTGGAGAAACAACTGCTAGTGTTCCCAGGACACAAGTGCGGGAGCCTGCAACTTGTG GACCTGGCAAGCACAAAGCCCGGCACCTCATCTGCTCCGTTTACCATCAATGCACATCAGAGCGACGTGGCCTGCGTGTCTCTGAACCAGCCAGGCACGGTAGTGGCCTCGGCCTCTCAGAAGGGCACCCTTATTCGCCTTTTTGACACGCAGTCCAAGGAGAAGCTGGTGGAGCTGCGCCGAGGCACTGACCCCGCCACCCTCTACTG CATCAACTTCAGCCATGATTCTTCCTTCCTGTGTGCATCCAGTGATAAGGGCACAGTCCACATCTTTGCTCTCAAGGATACCCGCCTCAACCGCCGCTCTGC GCTGGCTCGCGTGGGCAAGGTGGGGCCTATGATTGGGCAGTATGTGGACTCTCAATGGAGCCTGGCGAGCTTCACCGTGCCTGCTGAGTCAGCCTGCATCTGTGCTTTTGGTCGCAACACTTCCAAGAATGTCAACTCTGTCATTG ccatCTGTGTAGATGGGACCTTCCACAAATATGTCTTCACTCCCGATGGAAACTGCAACAGAGAGGCTTTCGATGTGTACCTTGACATCTGTGATGACGATGACTTTTAA
- the PRAF2 gene encoding PRA1 family protein 2: MSEVRLPPLRALDDFVLGSARLAAPDPRDPQRWCHRVINNLLYYQTNYLICFGLGLALAGYVRPLHTLLSALVVAVALGMLVWAAETRAAVRRCRRSHPAACLAAVLAVGLLVLWAAGGACTFLLSIAGPVLLILVHASLRLRNLKNKIENQIESIGLKRTPMGLLLEALGQEQEAGS; this comes from the exons ATGTCGGAGGTGCGGCTGCCACCGCTACGCGCCCTGGACGACTTCGTTCTGGGGTCGGCGCGTCTGGCGGCCCCGGATCCACGCGACCCGCAGCGATGGTGCCACCGCGTCATCAACAACCTTCTCTACTATCAAACCAACTACCTTATCTGCTTCGGCCTCGGTCTCGCTCTGGccgg GTACGTGCGCCCGCTGCACACCCTCCTAAGCGCGCTGGTAGTGGCGGTGGCCCTTGGCATGCTGGTGTGGGCGGCTGAGACTCGAGCAGCCGTGCGCCGCTGCCGTCGCAGCCACCCAGCCGCCTGCCTGGCCGCAGTGCTTGCCGTCGGCCTCCTCGTTCTCTGGGCCGCGGGCGGCGCTTGCACCTTCCTGCTCAGCATCGCCGGGCCCGTGCTTC TGATCCTGGTGCACGCGTCACTGCGCCTGCGCAACCTCAAGAACAAGATTGAGAACCAGATCGAGAGCATTGGTCTCAAGCGGACGCCAATGGGGTTGCTGCTGGAGGCGCTGGGACAAGAACAGGAGGCTGGATCCTAG